In Pleurocapsa sp. PCC 7319, the following are encoded in one genomic region:
- a CDS encoding GxGYxYP domain-containing protein, which yields MTFPSEVVVSLGDRNEMPLPEKIITVDIGIKQEEKDQADAILTSRVIQGLVNRQSADKIWLFNDNSQSGYTGSNDWDFQKVMLETLPEVKDLPRKDLQRQVGVNGGLHAILEYITIKYPNIIKGWVVWDPNLEGQVRLATSGAAVTIAAQKNYLAVSPELKELIESWGFSFTELLDLRELDFKHDWQVLNWLVDNYFATSNRQHQLLYSTGVNSWDNPGPYESDTLLSFGVIDYAVATNGFAFNIDVADANDDQALMKMLQQPGLIEGRAGIIGWVPSHPGRTETSETPKVLSHTSYYVIGTSISSNFSVLDAYPDSQVNLPDSKAYPVNEKDVFITWWIADGDNLDHTFKGMFGLFKQSPDFGQRGITWSVAPILAHLTPPLYNWYAQVLPPENDMGIIWADKWMCTRLSNSEQAGYVWRTFAKDTDLPVVNNFCDAEGHRADIVNWLGVIQGIYNVKQPVQRLDATNPDTAVIGMHMFQDSKYAKIENVREIADDIRQWAKTHPGPQFMPVSIGKATYWQNYDYFKIAKTLEENLLANPEGRKYHFLRARDLMMTYSTWQGRKWNWDREIEQDFVDNSESGFSMSDGWVTAPRSYKQYDKDYLVANADSNTWAQWQPNIKERGKYEVYLWWQPGKDRATNAKIIVNHLGGKEIKQLNQRKAIIRGWNLIGTYQLDGHSYLRIVNDKANGKVIADAARFLKVN from the coding sequence TTGACTTTTCCATCTGAAGTTGTTGTTTCTTTAGGCGATCGCAATGAAATGCCTTTGCCAGAGAAAATTATTACGGTTGATATAGGCATTAAACAAGAAGAAAAAGATCAAGCGGATGCAATTTTAACCTCAAGGGTAATACAAGGTTTGGTCAATCGACAAAGCGCAGACAAAATTTGGCTCTTCAACGATAACTCTCAATCTGGCTACACAGGAAGTAATGATTGGGACTTTCAAAAAGTAATGCTTGAGACCTTACCTGAGGTGAAAGACTTACCAAGAAAGGATCTCCAACGCCAGGTAGGTGTTAATGGTGGACTTCATGCAATCCTCGAATACATCACAATAAAATACCCCAACATAATTAAGGGTTGGGTAGTGTGGGACCCAAACCTAGAGGGACAGGTACGGCTAGCTACTTCGGGAGCAGCAGTGACCATTGCCGCTCAAAAAAACTACCTCGCGGTTTCGCCAGAACTCAAAGAGCTAATAGAAAGCTGGGGATTTTCCTTTACCGAACTACTTGACCTTCGAGAGTTGGATTTCAAACACGATTGGCAAGTACTGAACTGGCTAGTCGATAATTATTTTGCTACTTCAAATCGCCAACATCAGCTTTTATATTCCACTGGTGTGAATTCTTGGGATAATCCTGGCCCTTATGAATCAGATACACTTTTATCCTTCGGAGTAATTGATTACGCAGTGGCAACAAATGGTTTCGCCTTCAACATCGATGTTGCTGACGCCAATGACGATCAGGCTCTTATGAAGATGTTACAACAGCCCGGGTTAATTGAAGGTAGGGCTGGAATTATAGGCTGGGTCCCTTCCCATCCTGGAAGAACAGAAACCTCTGAAACACCTAAAGTATTAAGTCATACAAGTTATTATGTTATTGGGACATCAATATCATCAAATTTCAGCGTACTTGATGCCTATCCAGACAGCCAAGTCAATTTACCTGATTCCAAAGCATATCCTGTTAATGAAAAAGATGTTTTTATTACTTGGTGGATAGCCGATGGAGATAATCTCGATCATACCTTTAAAGGAATGTTTGGTCTTTTCAAGCAAAGTCCTGACTTTGGACAGAGAGGAATTACTTGGTCTGTTGCGCCGATTTTAGCTCATCTCACTCCGCCACTTTACAATTGGTACGCTCAGGTTTTGCCTCCTGAAAACGATATGGGAATCATTTGGGCTGATAAATGGATGTGTACTAGACTCAGCAACTCTGAGCAAGCTGGTTATGTTTGGCGTACTTTTGCTAAGGATACTGATTTACCTGTAGTTAACAATTTTTGTGATGCCGAAGGACACCGAGCCGATATTGTTAATTGGTTGGGCGTAATTCAAGGAATTTACAATGTCAAGCAACCAGTACAGCGTTTGGATGCAACTAATCCAGATACAGCAGTGATTGGAATGCATATGTTTCAAGATTCTAAATATGCAAAGATAGAAAATGTTCGAGAAATTGCTGATGATATTCGTCAATGGGCAAAGACCCATCCAGGACCACAATTCATGCCAGTGTCTATTGGCAAGGCAACTTATTGGCAAAACTACGATTACTTTAAAATTGCTAAAACACTTGAAGAAAATCTCCTGGCTAATCCCGAGGGGCGCAAGTATCATTTCCTCAGGGCGCGAGACTTAATGATGACTTATAGCACTTGGCAAGGACGTAAGTGGAATTGGGATCGTGAAATCGAGCAAGATTTTGTGGATAATAGCGAAAGCGGTTTTTCTATGAGCGATGGATGGGTCACAGCTCCAAGAAGCTATAAACAATACGATAAAGACTATCTTGTGGCAAATGCTGATTCAAATACCTGGGCACAGTGGCAGCCCAATATTAAAGAACGGGGAAAGTATGAAGTATACCTATGGTGGCAGCCAGGAAAAGACAGAGCCACTAATGCCAAAATAATTGTGAATCATTTAGGAGGAAAGGAGATAAAACAGCTAAACCAAAGAAAAGCGATCATTCGTGGCTGGAATTTAATTGGCACCTATCAACTTGATGGACATTCCTATCTTCGTATCGTTAATGATAAAGCTAATGGCAAGGTTATAGCTGATGCAGCGAGATTTCTTAAAGTGAACTAA
- a CDS encoding transposase, producing MTGIQALERLFPAKPGKPKQVEKIEFEYERHGTLSLIANWDVARGKVLTPSIGATRTEQDFYEHIQKTIQTDEKGSWIFIVDQLNTHKSESLVNLVASNCGITTDLGVKGKEGILKSMTSREAFLSDESHRIRFVYVPKHTLGLNQIECWFSILVRRLLKRSSFCSTEDLEQKILNFIDYFNWHFAKPFVWKFEGFKDHD from the coding sequence ATGACAGGTATTCAAGCTCTTGAAAGATTATTTCCAGCCAAACCAGGCAAGCCTAAACAAGTAGAGAAAATCGAATTTGAGTATGAACGCCACGGAACCTTAAGCTTAATTGCTAACTGGGATGTAGCCAGAGGAAAAGTACTTACTCCCTCTATCGGTGCAACTCGAACTGAACAAGATTTTTATGAACATATCCAGAAAACAATTCAGACTGATGAAAAAGGGTCATGGATTTTTATCGTGGATCAACTCAATACTCATAAATCAGAAAGTTTAGTTAATTTAGTAGCATCAAACTGTGGAATTACTACGGATTTAGGAGTTAAAGGGAAAGAAGGAATTTTAAAATCCATGACCAGCCGTGAGGCTTTTTTATCAGATGAATCACATCGGATTCGCTTTGTATATGTTCCGAAACATACATTAGGGCTGAACCAAATTGAGTGTTGGTTTTCTATTTTAGTCAGGCGTTTGCTCAAAAGAAGTAGTTTCTGTTCGACTGAAGACCTGGAGCAAAAGATTCTGAATTTTATTGATTACTTTAATTGGCATTTTGCCAAGCCGTTTGTGTGGAAGTTTGAGGGTTTTAAAGATCATGATTAA
- a CDS encoding glycosyltransferase encodes MKILFLDQTGMLGGAEFALIDVAYAYIENCLVGLFEDGPFKTLLEQKQIPVQILNDQPIAVSRDSNFIQSLGSLGQIIPLINRVVQKARDFDVIFANTQKALVIGAIASWLSRRPLVYYLHDILSTEHFSPTNIRIAIATANRFASLVMADSQATKKAFLEAGGRPEIAEVVYYIFKPELYSGHDSQRDILRQELGLSDRFLVGHFSRLSSWKGQHVLIEALKYCSDDVTAVLIGDALFGEREYVKQLHEQVNSLGLEERVKLLGFRSDVPQLMTACDLVAHTSIAPEPFGRVIVEGMLCNRPVVAANAGGAAEIVEHSKTGWLHSPGDAHQLAEIIMNCHDRPDHAAAIASTAKTEASQRFNPSAINQQIYQLLSQVIAIS; translated from the coding sequence GTGAAAATTCTTTTTCTCGATCAAACGGGTATGTTGGGCGGCGCAGAGTTTGCCCTAATAGATGTTGCTTACGCATATATAGAAAACTGTTTGGTTGGACTGTTTGAAGATGGTCCTTTCAAAACTCTACTCGAACAGAAGCAAATTCCAGTTCAAATTTTAAATGACCAACCAATAGCAGTTAGCCGAGATAGTAATTTTATCCAAAGCTTAGGTAGCTTGGGGCAAATTATTCCTCTCATTAATCGTGTTGTCCAGAAAGCGCGTGACTTTGATGTAATTTTTGCTAACACACAAAAAGCCCTAGTTATTGGGGCAATTGCTAGCTGGTTATCACGCCGCCCTCTAGTCTATTATCTTCACGATATTTTATCGACAGAACACTTCAGCCCTACCAATATTCGCATTGCTATTGCCACAGCAAATCGATTTGCTTCACTAGTGATGGCTGACTCCCAAGCCACTAAAAAAGCTTTTCTTGAGGCGGGTGGAAGACCTGAAATTGCAGAAGTCGTCTACTATATTTTTAAACCAGAGCTATATTCGGGTCACGATTCCCAGCGAGATATTTTGAGACAGGAGTTGGGATTGAGCGATCGCTTCCTGGTGGGACATTTTAGTCGCTTATCATCTTGGAAAGGTCAACACGTCTTGATTGAGGCTCTCAAATATTGTTCTGATGATGTAACTGCGGTTTTAATTGGCGATGCCTTGTTTGGCGAACGGGAATACGTAAAGCAGCTTCACGAGCAAGTAAACAGTTTGGGACTAGAGGAACGAGTTAAGCTCCTAGGCTTTCGCTCTGATGTACCGCAGTTGATGACTGCCTGCGATTTGGTCGCCCACACTTCAATTGCACCGGAACCATTTGGACGAGTCATTGTCGAAGGTATGTTATGCAATCGTCCGGTTGTAGCTGCTAATGCTGGCGGAGCGGCAGAAATTGTCGAGCATAGCAAAACGGGTTGGTTGCACTCTCCTGGAGATGCTCATCAGCTCGCAGAGATTATTATGAATTGTCACGACCGACCAGACCACGCTGCTGCGATCGCTAGCACAGCCAAAACAGAGGCAAGTCAACGCTTTAACCCATCAGCAATTAACCAGCAAATTTATCAATTGCTTAGCCAAGTGATTGCAATAAGCTAA
- a CDS encoding sulfotransferase — MKINNFALIIGAMKCGTTSLFKYLAQHLQISACKNKEPLFFSNKDIFSRGFDYYQSLWDWNSNQHKIALEATVSYTRVTHTSPSHLNAAENIAKIKACTNANFKFIYIIRDPIDRIESHYTNGRAHLYKDTAKPLSEGINSEIIDTSKYAMQIEEYYKRFPHESILLLNFENLKNEPLNVVRKVCRFLDIDPDYKFQGLNINHNPYNPIFRRVTLPGYSSIRKTKFVKSIVRQIPDETRIKLQPFRKLLTQKKY; from the coding sequence ATGAAAATAAATAATTTTGCCTTAATTATTGGTGCAATGAAGTGCGGTACAACTAGCCTCTTCAAATACCTAGCACAACACCTCCAAATTTCAGCTTGCAAAAATAAAGAACCACTTTTCTTTTCTAACAAAGATATATTTTCTAGAGGTTTTGATTACTACCAAAGCCTTTGGGACTGGAATTCTAATCAGCATAAAATTGCTCTTGAAGCAACTGTATCTTACACAAGAGTAACGCATACAAGTCCATCTCATCTAAATGCTGCTGAAAATATTGCCAAAATCAAAGCATGTACAAATGCAAATTTTAAATTTATCTACATCATTAGAGATCCAATAGATAGGATAGAGTCTCATTACACTAATGGACGTGCACATCTATATAAAGACACAGCAAAGCCTCTTTCTGAAGGAATAAATAGCGAAATAATAGATACTTCAAAATATGCAATGCAAATAGAAGAGTACTATAAAAGATTTCCTCATGAAAGCATTCTTTTATTGAATTTTGAGAATCTAAAAAATGAGCCCCTTAATGTTGTGAGAAAAGTTTGTCGATTTTTGGACATAGATCCGGATTATAAATTTCAAGGATTAAATATTAATCATAATCCGTATAATCCAATATTCAGAAGAGTTACTTTACCTGGTTATTCAAGTATAAGAAAGACAAAATTTGTCAAATCGATAGTTAGGCAGATTCCAGATGAAACAAGAATAAAATTACAACCATTTCGCAAGCTTCTTACACAAAAAAAATATTAA
- a CDS encoding sulfotransferase domain-containing protein: MTLPNFIGIGAAKCGTTWLHELLKQHPSIYMPTRRKEINFFNFDDNYSKGLGWYESFFPSSEIATKYKAIGEFTPRYLSQPRKCAQRIASVKSIQKLILMVRNPVNRVYSQYGHAVRAGYNKSFEDFLIDRPWVIKHSFYAHNLEPFLEFYDQKQICFLVFEQSITHINETKKTIANFLKISSEGFSNTIGLQRVNQSYIPKYSQLNYLAGLVNRKLSKHDLDLIINLFDSLGIRKILKIGAQQSLPTMQEKTKLRLQEKFTRDIEKLEVLLDVNLDIWR; this comes from the coding sequence ATGACACTTCCTAACTTTATTGGTATTGGAGCAGCTAAGTGCGGCACAACTTGGCTACATGAATTACTCAAACAACATCCAAGTATATATATGCCAACAAGAAGAAAAGAGATTAATTTCTTTAACTTCGATGATAATTATAGTAAAGGACTTGGATGGTATGAATCATTTTTTCCTAGTTCAGAAATTGCAACTAAATATAAAGCTATTGGAGAATTTACGCCTAGATATTTATCGCAACCTAGAAAGTGTGCTCAAAGGATAGCTTCTGTAAAATCAATACAAAAGCTTATTCTAATGGTACGTAATCCAGTAAATCGAGTTTATTCGCAATATGGTCATGCAGTTCGTGCTGGATATAATAAGTCTTTTGAGGACTTTCTAATTGACAGACCTTGGGTTATTAAACACAGCTTTTATGCACACAATTTAGAACCATTTTTAGAATTTTACGATCAAAAGCAGATATGTTTTCTTGTTTTTGAGCAATCTATTACACATATAAATGAGACAAAAAAAACAATTGCCAATTTTTTAAAAATATCGTCTGAAGGATTTAGCAATACTATTGGATTACAAAGAGTCAATCAAAGCTATATTCCTAAATATAGCCAATTAAACTATTTGGCGGGTCTAGTTAATCGTAAATTATCAAAGCATGATTTAGATTTGATAATAAATCTATTCGACTCATTGGGAATTCGAAAAATTCTTAAAATAGGCGCTCAGCAGAGCTTACCAACTATGCAGGAAAAAACAAAATTAAGATTACAAGAAAAATTCACAAGAGATATTGAAAAATTAGAAGTTCTACTAGATGTAAATCTTGATATTTGGCGTTGA
- a CDS encoding glycosyltransferase family 4 protein, translating into MKTLQIGLDWFPEQPSGLGRVYYNCVNYLPKVDVEVKGLVAGSKKVSLGSQGQVRAFAPPDSPLIKRCQGIRKSVCQLLAESDYSLIVSHFALYTFPIQDLIGDRPLVTHFHGPWALESGVEANKRIAVKVKKWLEQSVYRRSQQFIVLSQTFSDILHQEYQVPLEKINIIPGGINIDCFNINLAPIEARSQLGWHQDRPIIFCIRRLAKRMGLENLVAAMAKVRTVYPDILLHIAGKGELATTLKTQIAELELEDNVKLLGYIPDEQLPLCYRAANFSVVPTVALEGFGLIVVESLAAGTPVLGTPIGGIPEILKPFSEDLVFEGYHPEQLARGIIETLSGDRILPSSQSCLDYVQTNYNWPAIAQKIKLVYQRALTD; encoded by the coding sequence ATGAAAACTCTCCAGATAGGCTTAGACTGGTTTCCCGAACAACCAAGCGGACTTGGTCGCGTCTACTACAACTGTGTCAATTATTTACCAAAAGTCGACGTAGAAGTAAAAGGCTTGGTTGCGGGCTCAAAAAAAGTAAGCCTAGGTTCTCAAGGACAAGTCCGAGCCTTTGCCCCCCCTGATTCACCCCTAATAAAACGCTGTCAAGGAATACGAAAATCAGTTTGCCAACTGTTAGCAGAATCAGACTATTCCTTGATAGTTTCTCATTTTGCCCTCTATACCTTTCCTATCCAAGATCTAATAGGCGATCGCCCATTGGTAACTCATTTTCATGGACCTTGGGCATTAGAAAGTGGGGTAGAGGCAAATAAACGTATAGCAGTTAAAGTAAAAAAATGGCTTGAACAAAGTGTTTATAGGCGATCGCAACAATTCATCGTTCTGTCTCAAACCTTCAGCGATATTTTGCATCAAGAATATCAAGTCCCCTTAGAAAAAATCAATATTATCCCTGGGGGAATAAATATAGATTGCTTTAATATTAATCTCGCTCCAATAGAAGCTCGTAGTCAATTAGGTTGGCATCAAGATCGACCGATTATTTTTTGTATCCGTAGGCTAGCCAAACGCATGGGATTAGAAAACTTGGTAGCAGCTATGGCAAAAGTTCGGACAGTTTATCCCGATATTTTGCTCCATATTGCTGGGAAAGGAGAGTTGGCTACTACACTCAAAACTCAAATCGCCGAACTAGAACTTGAAGATAACGTTAAACTACTAGGATACATACCTGACGAACAATTACCCCTATGCTATCGCGCTGCTAACTTTTCCGTTGTTCCCACCGTAGCCTTAGAAGGTTTCGGTTTAATAGTAGTCGAATCATTAGCTGCTGGTACTCCAGTATTAGGAACTCCTATCGGTGGTATTCCCGAAATCTTAAAACCCTTTTCTGAAGATCTAGTTTTTGAAGGATATCATCCAGAGCAACTTGCCAGAGGAATTATCGAAACTCTATCAGGCGATCGCATTTTACCTAGCAGTCAATCCTGCTTAGATTACGTTCAAACTAATTACAATTGGCCAGCGATCGCGCAGAAAATTAAACTTGTCTATCAAAGAGCCTTGACTGATTGA
- a CDS encoding helix-turn-helix domain-containing protein — translation MPINKAKLINLSSRQETLLQQIVRGTTNPDRLVRRAKLILAAASGESNSSISRRLELERGQVRLWRERWRQDKEKLAAAEEQQVTDKKLMVLIKQVLEDRPRSGTSRFFSVEQVVQIVALACESPEESERPVSHWTARELAAEAVKRGIVSKISPRSAGRFLTRSHTKTRSPSLLVKSQN, via the coding sequence ATGCCCATTAACAAAGCAAAACTAATCAACCTCTCCAGCAGACAAGAAACACTACTACAACAGATAGTTAGAGGGACTACCAACCCTGATCGTTTGGTGAGAAGAGCCAAGCTGATTTTAGCCGCAGCATCTGGAGAGAGCAATAGTTCTATTAGTCGAAGATTAGAACTAGAAAGAGGGCAAGTACGCTTGTGGCGAGAACGATGGAGACAGGACAAAGAGAAACTAGCAGCAGCAGAAGAACAACAAGTAACTGACAAAAAGTTAATGGTCTTGATTAAACAAGTTTTAGAAGATCGCCCACGTTCAGGCACGAGCAGGTTCTTTAGCGTAGAACAAGTCGTTCAAATAGTGGCACTAGCCTGTGAATCTCCCGAAGAATCAGAAAGACCAGTAAGTCATTGGACAGCCAGAGAGTTAGCAGCAGAAGCAGTTAAAAGAGGAATAGTGTCAAAGATTTCCCCTCGAAGTGCGGGACGTTTTTTAACAAGAAGCCACACTAAAACCAGATCTCCATCGTTACTGGTTAAATCCCAAAATTGA
- a CDS encoding FkbM family methyltransferase, which yields MNYNRKINGENLFLQKLLGSSDKYLVIDVGANVGEYSNKVKSISKSVTIYAFEPHPITFKKLQAAASKYNYIAVNLGCSNIQGDSKLFDYQENCDGSTHASLYKNVIEKFHSSSSVYWDIKLTTIDHFVDKNNIRKINLLKIDTEGNELNVLIGAKKSIEEKVIDIIHFEFNKMNITSRVFFKDFYEQLPEYSFYRMLPDGLVKLEAYNPLFCEIFAYQNIVAIHKEYDQPFSS from the coding sequence ATGAATTATAATAGAAAGATAAATGGCGAAAATTTGTTTTTACAGAAACTTTTAGGAAGTTCAGATAAATATTTAGTAATTGATGTTGGTGCCAACGTAGGAGAATATTCCAACAAAGTCAAAAGTATTTCTAAATCGGTCACAATTTATGCTTTTGAACCACATCCAATAACTTTTAAGAAACTTCAGGCTGCAGCATCAAAATATAACTATATAGCAGTCAATCTCGGATGTAGTAATATACAAGGTGATTCCAAATTATTTGATTATCAAGAAAATTGTGATGGTTCTACACATGCTTCCTTATATAAGAATGTGATAGAAAAATTTCATAGCAGTAGCTCGGTATATTGGGATATAAAGTTAACTACAATAGACCATTTTGTTGATAAGAACAATATCAGAAAAATTAACCTTTTAAAAATTGATACAGAAGGTAATGAATTGAATGTTCTTATTGGAGCCAAAAAATCAATTGAAGAAAAAGTTATTGATATCATTCATTTTGAGTTCAACAAAATGAATATTACGAGTAGAGTTTTTTTCAAGGATTTTTATGAGCAATTACCTGAATATTCATTTTATAGAATGCTTCCTGACGGACTAGTTAAGTTAGAAGCGTACAATCCTTTATTTTGTGAAATATTTGCATATCAAAATATTGTCGCAATTCATAAAGAATATGACCAGCCATTCTCAAGTTGA
- a CDS encoding O-antigen ligase, whose translation MEGKQLISKSSYKRGWQINLEPKPAWMAILGLVFVISVFLLVAPRLAIPIFPLGSFAVGVFFYRRYPILYVGFTWWMWFLGTFMRRLIDYRCGYITPWPYHLTPLLVTSISLATLVRYLPRTYKRDGLPFMLCFASVFYAFFIGLIRQPITDYEREILILFDWLSPILFGFHLFVNWRDYPKYRQNFQRVFLWGVLVMGIYGVFQFLVAPEWDKFFLYSPGDDTYASYMGVPEPLGIRVWSTMGNSMTFAFNLMPGLLLLLISKEKLRFPAAGFGYLAFLLSKVRTAWYSWLITLLLFVISLKDRHQLRIILAITTIVVVTIPLATMEPFSEVISSRLETFSELGKDGSLNSRLITFDRGINYALSEFIGWGLLAPGQAPTGGNYNQALFSTNDNGYLVILVSFGWFALIAYIGGIALLLFKLFQRRQLDLFTIASRTIVLGSLARMTTSNVTTEQYAMPIWGFLGIAMAAYKYYQYQDNTKQKKNFIL comes from the coding sequence GTGGAAGGGAAACAATTAATTTCTAAAAGTTCTTATAAAAGAGGTTGGCAAATAAACCTAGAACCAAAGCCAGCATGGATGGCAATTCTAGGATTAGTATTTGTCATAAGCGTCTTTCTGCTGGTCGCTCCTCGTCTTGCTATTCCAATTTTTCCCCTTGGTTCATTCGCCGTTGGTGTATTTTTCTATCGTCGTTATCCTATTCTCTATGTCGGTTTTACTTGGTGGATGTGGTTTTTAGGCACATTTATGCGGCGCTTAATCGATTATCGGTGTGGTTATATTACCCCTTGGCCCTATCACTTAACGCCATTACTAGTAACTTCAATTTCCTTAGCTACTTTGGTACGCTACTTGCCTAGAACTTATAAGCGCGATGGCTTGCCTTTCATGCTTTGTTTTGCCAGTGTTTTCTATGCCTTTTTTATAGGATTAATTCGACAACCTATAACTGACTATGAGCGCGAAATACTAATTTTGTTTGATTGGTTAAGTCCTATTCTTTTTGGTTTCCACTTATTTGTCAATTGGCGAGATTATCCCAAGTACCGTCAAAACTTTCAGAGAGTTTTTCTCTGGGGGGTTTTGGTGATGGGAATTTATGGAGTTTTCCAATTTTTAGTCGCACCTGAGTGGGATAAATTCTTTTTGTATAGCCCTGGTGACGATACTTATGCTTCATATATGGGAGTTCCCGAGCCTTTGGGAATTAGAGTTTGGAGTACGATGGGCAACTCGATGACTTTTGCCTTCAACCTCATGCCTGGTTTATTGCTGTTGTTGATTAGTAAAGAGAAGTTACGTTTTCCCGCTGCTGGGTTTGGCTATCTTGCCTTTCTGTTATCGAAAGTGCGTACTGCTTGGTACAGTTGGTTAATAACTCTTTTACTTTTTGTTATATCCCTTAAAGATCGTCATCAACTTCGTATAATTCTTGCCATTACAACAATAGTAGTTGTTACTATTCCATTAGCTACGATGGAGCCATTCTCTGAAGTTATCAGCTCTAGGTTAGAAACATTTTCTGAGCTGGGAAAAGATGGTAGCTTAAATTCGAGACTAATAACTTTTGACAGGGGAATTAATTATGCTTTATCTGAGTTTATCGGTTGGGGTTTATTGGCACCAGGACAAGCCCCAACAGGTGGAAACTATAATCAAGCTCTTTTTTCTACCAATGACAATGGTTATCTGGTGATCCTAGTTTCTTTTGGTTGGTTTGCTCTTATTGCCTATATTGGTGGAATAGCCCTGCTTTTGTTTAAACTGTTCCAAAGACGACAATTAGATCTGTTTACTATTGCTTCCAGAACTATTGTTTTAGGTTCTTTGGCGCGAATGACTACTAGTAACGTGACAACAGAACAATATGCTATGCCTATTTGGGGGTTTTTGGGGATAGCCATGGCAGCTTACAAATATTATCAATATCAAGACAATACTAAGCAGAAAAAAAATTTTATATTATAG
- a CDS encoding glycosyltransferase family 2 protein yields MNITVIIPTYRRPQDLVRCLNALKNQTRPADEVLIIVRDTDAETWTFLKNFNHESLPLRNVKVTIPGQVAALNAGLDEARSEIISITDDDAAPRPEWLARIESHFLNDSQIGGVGGRDWLYIGNKLMEGERKIVGKVQWFGRTIGEHHRGIGKPREVEILKGANMSYRQTAIANLRFDKRLLGSGAEVHNDLAFALNVKKSSWKLIYDPLVEIDHYQGLRFDEDRRGQFNEVAWFNEVHNQTLVLLEYLPTMRKVVYLVWTILVGTRKGFGVVQLVRFFPKEGKLAGKKWLISMRGRWQGLLAWREGIESSCSKLSQTSLPETLPRR; encoded by the coding sequence ATGAATATTACTGTTATTATACCTACTTATCGTCGTCCCCAGGATTTGGTACGTTGTTTGAACGCATTGAAAAATCAAACGCGACCAGCTGATGAAGTGTTAATAATCGTTCGCGATACTGATGCTGAAACCTGGACTTTCCTAAAAAATTTCAATCATGAATCCTTGCCACTACGTAACGTTAAAGTAACTATTCCAGGACAAGTAGCAGCTTTAAATGCTGGTCTAGATGAAGCTCGAAGTGAAATTATTTCAATTACAGATGACGATGCAGCACCTCGTCCTGAATGGTTAGCTCGTATTGAGTCTCATTTTCTGAATGATAGTCAGATTGGAGGTGTTGGTGGACGAGACTGGTTGTATATTGGCAACAAGTTGATGGAAGGTGAACGAAAAATTGTTGGTAAAGTCCAGTGGTTTGGACGAACTATTGGAGAGCATCATCGAGGTATAGGGAAACCCCGTGAAGTTGAGATTCTCAAAGGCGCCAATATGAGTTACCGGCAAACTGCTATAGCTAACTTACGATTTGATAAGCGACTCTTGGGTTCAGGGGCAGAAGTACATAATGACTTAGCTTTTGCTTTGAATGTCAAGAAAAGTAGTTGGAAATTAATTTACGATCCTTTGGTAGAGATAGACCATTATCAGGGTTTACGTTTTGACGAGGATCGACGAGGTCAATTTAATGAAGTTGCTTGGTTTAATGAAGTTCATAACCAGACCCTTGTTTTACTCGAATATTTACCAACTATGAGAAAAGTCGTTTATCTTGTTTGGACAATTTTAGTTGGCACCAGAAAAGGTTTTGGTGTAGTGCAGTTGGTAAGATTTTTTCCGAAGGAAGGTAAGTTAGCAGGAAAAAAATGGTTGATATCAATGCGAGGACGTTGGCAAGGACTCTTAGCTTGGCGAGAGGGTATAGAAAGTAGTTGCTCAAAGCTTTCTCAGACGTCTTTACCAGAAACGCTCCCGCGTAGATAG
- a CDS encoding type II toxin-antitoxin system RelE/ParE family toxin has product MDYFRLAALVTSESLYRVRIGDYRIIYEIQDKTLLIIITKVGHRRDIYK; this is encoded by the coding sequence GTGGATTATTTCCGCCTAGCTGCACTAGTAACATCAGAAAGTTTATATCGAGTTAGAATAGGCGATTATAGAATTATCTACGAAATACAAGATAAAACTTTGCTGATTATAATTACCAAAGTTGGACATCGAAGAGATATTTACAAGTAG